A region of Thermus oshimai DSM 12092 DNA encodes the following proteins:
- a CDS encoding DUF2905 domain-containing protein → MELGKALLVLGLFLALLGVILLYFPKLFAWFGHLPGDIRIEREGVRVYIPLTSSLLLSLFLSLLLYLLGRR, encoded by the coding sequence ATGGAGCTCGGTAAGGCCCTTTTGGTCCTTGGGCTTTTCCTCGCCCTTCTTGGGGTTATCCTCCTCTACTTCCCCAAGCTCTTCGCCTGGTTCGGCCACCTTCCGGGGGATATCCGCATTGAGCGGGAGGGGGTAAGGGTGTACATCCCCCTAACCTCCTCCCTCCTCCTCTCCCTTTTCCTTTCCCTCCTCCTCTACCTCCTGGGCCGCCGCTAG